In Pseudothermotoga hypogea DSM 11164 = NBRC 106472, the following are encoded in one genomic region:
- a CDS encoding peroxiredoxin: MAIPLIGEKFPEIEVVTTHGKMKLPDAFKGKWFVLFSHPADFTPVCTTEFVAFQKRYNQFRELGAELIGLSVDQVFSHIKWVEWIKENIGVEIEFPIIADTGKVAEMLGMIHPAKGSNTVRAVFFVDPNGVIRAILYYPQEVGRNMDEIVRIVKAFKVADENKVAIPADWPNNELIGDEVIVPPATSVEEAAKRKEQYKCFDWWFCHKKI; encoded by the coding sequence ATGGCGATTCCGTTGATAGGTGAAAAGTTTCCAGAGATCGAGGTGGTCACGACACACGGCAAGATGAAGCTTCCAGATGCTTTCAAAGGTAAATGGTTCGTTCTGTTCAGTCATCCTGCAGATTTCACACCTGTGTGCACGACCGAGTTCGTGGCATTCCAAAAGAGGTACAACCAGTTCAGAGAACTCGGTGCAGAGCTGATTGGACTGAGCGTGGATCAAGTGTTTTCGCACATCAAGTGGGTTGAGTGGATCAAGGAGAACATTGGCGTGGAGATCGAATTTCCAATCATTGCAGACACCGGAAAAGTTGCTGAGATGCTTGGAATGATTCATCCAGCAAAGGGAAGCAACACCGTCAGGGCCGTGTTCTTTGTCGATCCAAATGGTGTCATACGTGCGATACTGTATTACCCCCAGGAAGTTGGAAGAAACATGGACGAGATAGTAAGGATCGTCAAGGCCTTCAAGGTTGCCGACGAAAACAAGGTTGCTATACCGGCGGACTGGCCGAACAACGAACTGATCGGTGATGAAGTCATCGTTCCACCAGCGACGAGCGTTGAAGAAGCTGCCAAGAGGAAAGAACAGTACAAGTGCTTCGATTGGTGGTTCTGCCACAAAAAAATATGA
- a CDS encoding ferritin: MIPKEIEKAFNEQIKKELDSAYLYLSMAAYFEHENLEGMAHWMKKQAQEEVGHAMKFFEHINERGGRVELYALDEPRKDWSSPLEVFKHTYEHEQKVTASINNLVDLARKLNDSASLVFLNWFVNEQIEEEANAQKILSLLERIKDSFAGIIMLDAQLAKRE; this comes from the coding sequence ATGATCCCCAAGGAGATCGAAAAGGCTTTCAACGAGCAGATCAAGAAGGAACTCGATTCGGCTTATCTCTATCTTTCAATGGCCGCATACTTTGAACACGAAAATCTCGAAGGAATGGCCCACTGGATGAAGAAACAAGCCCAGGAAGAAGTTGGTCACGCGATGAAATTTTTCGAGCACATCAACGAGCGTGGTGGAAGGGTGGAGTTGTACGCACTGGACGAACCAAGGAAAGATTGGTCTTCGCCGTTGGAAGTCTTCAAACACACTTACGAGCACGAGCAAAAAGTTACGGCAAGCATAAACAACCTCGTTGATCTTGCAAGAAAGTTGAACGACAGCGCTTCCCTTGTCTTTTTGAACTGGTTCGTTAACGAGCAGATTGAAGAAGAGGCAAATGCCCAGAAGATTTTGTCTTTGCTCGAGCGTATAAAAGATAGCTTTGCTGGTATAATAATGCTTGATGCACAATTAGCAAAGAGGGAGTGA
- a CDS encoding ferritin family protein: protein MFNIDEIFEMAEQIERNGVVFYNKAAEMFPEYTKKNIFLKLAEMEKEHEKRFHQMRLDLANKEREISQFLDPQGEAAAYLRAMVSGKVFDAKLDPTTRFNQVRSLSEVLRIAIDVEKDSIIFYLGLKEMIPQGLGRDKIGLIVREEMSHVTILSDLLEKLS, encoded by the coding sequence ATGTTCAACATCGATGAGATTTTCGAAATGGCCGAGCAGATCGAAAGAAACGGCGTTGTTTTCTACAATAAAGCTGCTGAGATGTTTCCAGAATACACCAAAAAGAACATCTTTTTGAAGCTTGCAGAGATGGAAAAAGAACACGAGAAGAGGTTTCATCAGATGAGACTCGATCTCGCTAACAAGGAAAGAGAGATCTCTCAGTTCCTCGATCCTCAAGGCGAGGCTGCAGCTTATCTGAGAGCGATGGTGAGTGGTAAGGTGTTCGACGCAAAGCTCGATCCAACAACGAGATTCAACCAGGTCAGATCGCTCTCGGAAGTGCTGAGAATAGCGATCGACGTTGAAAAAGATTCGATAATCTTCTACCTGGGCCTGAAAGAAATGATTCCACAGGGACTCGGTAGGGACAAGATCGGTCTGATAGTTCGTGAAGAGATGTCTCATGTAACAATACTCAGCGATCTTCTCGAAAAACTTTCTTGA
- a CDS encoding metal-sulfur cluster assembly factor: MITKEKVLEALKQVIDFEIGLDIVNLGLVYDVAIDNENNVTVTMTMTTPACPLAGLILQDAEDKVRQIEGVKDVKINLTFDPPWTPDRMSEEIRKKFGI, encoded by the coding sequence TTGATCACGAAGGAAAAGGTACTTGAAGCTTTGAAACAAGTCATTGATTTCGAGATAGGTTTGGACATCGTGAACCTCGGGCTCGTGTACGATGTGGCCATAGACAACGAAAACAACGTGACGGTCACGATGACGATGACAACACCAGCGTGTCCTCTGGCTGGGCTCATCTTGCAGGATGCTGAAGACAAGGTCAGGCAGATCGAAGGCGTGAAAGATGTCAAGATCAACCTGACATTCGATCCACCCTGGACACCCGACAGAATGAGCGAGGAGATAAGAAAAAAGTTTGGGATATGA
- the prmC gene encoding peptide chain release factor N(5)-glutamine methyltransferase, which translates to MKLRELYTILKDVLKEASESPGSEALSILSKVTSQTRERLLMNFEEEIPEKVCQVAISLAKKRASGYPLQYITERCYFYGLELHVCEGVFVPRIETEILVDLALELIEERRFKVVADIGTGTGCIAIAIALRSEGEVFATDVSEKALEVAKRNVERYRARVQLLKGAYLTPLLPVLSDVQLIVSNPPYVPTGAKLPLDVLREPHEALFAGEDGLEFYRNFFSDPSLLTRKTIIMEMSPEQEDPLRALLKDLGTITFFKDQFNRTRFFRLDVA; encoded by the coding sequence ATGAAACTGAGAGAGCTTTACACGATTCTCAAAGACGTCCTGAAAGAGGCCTCCGAATCGCCAGGTTCGGAGGCTTTGTCCATACTCAGCAAAGTTACCTCCCAGACCCGCGAAAGGTTGCTGATGAACTTCGAAGAAGAAATTCCCGAGAAAGTGTGTCAAGTGGCGATCTCACTCGCGAAGAAACGCGCGAGTGGCTATCCACTACAGTACATAACAGAACGATGTTATTTTTACGGCTTGGAACTCCACGTGTGCGAAGGGGTGTTCGTGCCACGCATCGAGACGGAAATCCTGGTCGACTTGGCTTTGGAACTCATCGAAGAAAGGCGTTTCAAGGTGGTGGCGGACATAGGCACCGGTACGGGCTGCATAGCTATAGCGATCGCGCTCAGAAGTGAAGGCGAAGTTTTCGCAACGGATGTGAGTGAAAAAGCCCTCGAGGTTGCCAAGCGTAACGTTGAACGGTACAGAGCACGTGTCCAGCTTCTGAAGGGTGCATATTTGACTCCCTTGCTGCCTGTCCTCAGTGATGTTCAACTCATCGTTTCGAATCCGCCGTACGTTCCAACAGGTGCCAAACTACCACTCGACGTTTTAAGAGAACCACACGAGGCACTCTTTGCCGGTGAAGATGGACTCGAGTTCTACCGAAATTTCTTTTCCGATCCTTCCCTCCTCACTCGAAAAACGATCATCATGGAGATGTCACCAGAACAGGAAGATCCATTGAGGGCTTTGCTCAAAGATCTTGGAACGATCACTTTCTTTAAGGACCAGTTTAACAGAACGAGGTTCTTCAGACTCGACGTTGCATGA
- a CDS encoding ABC transporter ATP-binding protein, with protein sequence MITLKRLLKYAKPYAWFFVLAIFVVLVSAVVDLLPPQLIRTIIDGYLNNEALSESERLSGISRLGFAVVGVFAAQFLFGYLSTFITSYLGNRIVHDVRTELFRKVLRLPMSFFDRNPSGRITTRIVNDTQNIQEFFTSVITAMVKDVFLLAGTIYFLVRLSPRLFATSSFIFPIIAVAMILFRYFDLKVYREVRTNLAKVNAYLAEHISGMSVIKLFLAEDYKRKEFDSVNSELYRSQLKQLYVFGIFRPFISFVRHMATSAIIYFGARMILQQSIRFGELYAFISYIDTFMRPLEDISEKYDIIQNTTASCEKIFSLMDEQPEPSGKKNSDLRIEKGKLEFEDVWFSYDSERWILKGINVVFNPGELTAIVGETGAGKTSLMNLINGLYVPQKGRILIDGKDMFEYDLTRIRKQIAAVPQDVILFTGTILDNVRLFDESYSEEQVVEALKKVHAYDIVSHLTDGIHTKIVERGYTLSAGERQLIALARAVLFDAKILILDEATSNIDVETETRIEAAIRELSKEKTMIMIAHRLSTVKNADRILVVHNGKIVEEGKHAQLLARQGVYYQLYQIQFAS encoded by the coding sequence GTGATCACCTTGAAAAGGTTACTCAAGTACGCAAAGCCCTACGCGTGGTTTTTTGTGCTTGCGATATTCGTGGTGCTCGTCTCAGCCGTGGTGGATCTGTTGCCACCACAGCTGATCAGAACGATCATAGACGGTTATTTGAACAACGAGGCTTTGTCCGAGTCTGAGAGACTCTCTGGGATCTCCAGGCTTGGTTTCGCAGTGGTGGGTGTGTTCGCGGCACAATTCTTGTTTGGCTATCTCAGCACTTTTATCACGTCGTACTTAGGCAACAGGATCGTTCACGATGTGCGTACGGAGCTTTTTAGAAAGGTTCTTCGCTTGCCCATGTCCTTCTTTGACAGAAACCCATCGGGTAGGATCACCACCAGGATCGTCAACGATACCCAGAACATACAAGAGTTCTTCACGAGCGTCATCACGGCGATGGTGAAGGATGTGTTTCTCCTCGCAGGTACGATATACTTCCTGGTTCGTCTCAGCCCGAGACTGTTCGCAACGAGCAGCTTCATTTTCCCCATCATAGCGGTTGCGATGATCCTGTTCAGATACTTCGATCTGAAAGTCTACAGAGAAGTGCGGACCAACTTAGCGAAAGTGAATGCTTACCTTGCGGAGCACATCAGCGGGATGAGCGTGATAAAACTTTTCCTCGCTGAGGATTATAAAAGAAAAGAATTTGACTCGGTGAACTCGGAACTCTATAGATCTCAGCTCAAACAGCTTTACGTGTTCGGCATCTTTCGACCTTTCATAAGCTTTGTGAGGCACATGGCCACGAGTGCGATCATTTACTTTGGAGCGAGAATGATCTTGCAGCAGAGCATCAGATTCGGTGAACTCTACGCCTTCATTTCCTATATAGACACCTTCATGAGACCGTTGGAAGATATTTCCGAAAAATACGACATAATCCAGAACACCACGGCCTCGTGCGAAAAGATATTCTCCCTTATGGACGAACAACCAGAACCGAGCGGAAAGAAAAACAGCGATCTGAGGATTGAAAAGGGCAAGCTGGAATTCGAAGATGTCTGGTTCAGTTACGATTCAGAAAGGTGGATCTTGAAGGGGATCAATGTCGTTTTCAATCCCGGAGAACTGACCGCAATTGTTGGCGAAACGGGTGCGGGAAAGACGTCCTTGATGAACCTTATCAACGGACTTTACGTACCACAGAAGGGACGGATCCTCATCGATGGGAAAGACATGTTCGAGTACGATCTGACGAGAATCAGGAAGCAAATAGCAGCAGTTCCCCAGGATGTGATTCTGTTCACAGGAACGATTCTTGACAACGTGAGATTGTTCGACGAATCCTACAGCGAAGAACAGGTCGTCGAGGCCCTCAAGAAGGTCCACGCTTACGACATCGTGTCTCACCTGACTGATGGAATCCACACCAAGATCGTCGAAAGAGGTTACACGCTCTCCGCCGGTGAGAGACAGCTCATCGCTCTCGCGCGTGCCGTTTTGTTCGACGCCAAGATCCTCATACTCGACGAAGCCACGAGCAACATCGATGTGGAAACTGAAACAAGAATAGAGGCAGCGATAAGAGAACTTTCCAAAGAAAAGACCATGATCATGATCGCACACAGACTTTCCACCGTGAAGAACGCGGACAGAATACTGGTCGTGCATAACGGTAAGATAGTTGAAGAAGGCAAGCACGCACAGCTACTGGCACGACAGGGCGTGTACTATCAACTTTATCAAATTCAGTTCGCCTCGTGA
- a CDS encoding gluconokinase: MGIYVGVDIGTTAVKVILYDSEALKVLLDVSEPYDVFSVGPSMFEQDPFQIENAVFRALKRVGEEFHHVDGIVLDSMLHSLLFLDKNFEPMGNVVPWVDERSIPQVFQVKKDRELTKFLQNTAGCASNFAYPLFKLMWFAQNQPEKIERACKIVSIKDYIFYRLTGTLVSDISVASGTGFLDIHRKVWLTDVLKALANVDETKLPELVSPRFAREMIKEACERTGFSKGTIVFAGISDAAASSIGSGAGVDDSVTISSSSSAAIRSIVSEPPKDYPSPGVWCYVVDEDHYIDGVATSNGGIVFDWYVKLFSRHDHVQIIKSIEENFHNVDISRAVLFYPFVFSERFPELDPRLSAKFLNLRGDTTEWMVARSVLEGIILNLRRIFDVVKLLPKQCDRIYSTGGLTRADVWTKMLATVINQRVIVQSKRQGTALGAIWHLLGEDHRKKAMEALKGELEVYEPDEKLVPYYQKLYELWAEKL; this comes from the coding sequence GTGGGAATATACGTCGGTGTAGACATAGGTACGACTGCTGTGAAGGTGATCCTCTACGATTCTGAAGCGTTGAAGGTTTTGCTTGACGTCAGCGAACCTTACGATGTGTTCAGTGTTGGTCCCTCTATGTTCGAGCAGGACCCTTTCCAGATCGAGAACGCCGTGTTCAGAGCGTTGAAGAGAGTGGGAGAGGAGTTTCACCACGTTGATGGTATCGTTCTCGACAGCATGCTGCATTCTCTGCTCTTTCTCGATAAGAACTTTGAGCCCATGGGTAACGTCGTTCCTTGGGTAGATGAACGGTCCATACCCCAGGTGTTCCAGGTGAAGAAGGATAGAGAACTCACAAAGTTCCTCCAAAACACGGCAGGTTGCGCAAGCAACTTCGCGTATCCTCTCTTCAAACTCATGTGGTTCGCACAGAACCAACCCGAAAAGATCGAAAGAGCGTGTAAGATCGTCTCGATCAAGGATTACATATTCTACAGACTCACCGGAACTCTGGTCAGTGATATTTCCGTTGCTTCTGGAACAGGATTCTTGGACATTCACAGAAAAGTTTGGTTGACCGACGTTCTCAAAGCGTTGGCAAACGTCGATGAAACCAAGTTGCCGGAGCTCGTCTCGCCACGTTTCGCAAGAGAGATGATCAAGGAAGCGTGTGAAAGAACGGGATTCTCCAAAGGCACGATCGTTTTTGCGGGTATCTCGGACGCCGCAGCTTCGAGCATAGGTTCCGGCGCAGGTGTGGACGATTCGGTGACCATCTCTTCGAGCAGCAGTGCGGCGATAAGGTCCATCGTGAGTGAGCCACCGAAGGATTATCCATCACCTGGTGTGTGGTGTTACGTTGTGGACGAAGACCATTACATCGATGGAGTGGCGACGAGCAACGGTGGGATTGTCTTCGACTGGTACGTGAAACTGTTCTCCAGACACGACCATGTACAGATCATAAAATCGATCGAAGAGAACTTCCACAACGTGGACATCTCGCGCGCTGTTCTGTTCTATCCGTTCGTGTTCAGCGAGAGATTTCCGGAACTGGATCCAAGACTCAGCGCAAAATTCTTGAATCTTCGCGGTGATACGACAGAATGGATGGTGGCACGAAGCGTTTTGGAGGGCATCATCCTGAATCTTAGAAGGATCTTTGATGTGGTGAAACTTCTACCCAAGCAGTGTGATCGGATCTACTCGACCGGTGGCCTGACCAGAGCCGACGTGTGGACCAAGATGCTCGCGACTGTCATCAATCAGAGGGTTATCGTACAGAGCAAGAGACAGGGAACCGCCTTAGGAGCGATCTGGCACCTGCTTGGTGAAGATCACAGAAAAAAGGCTATGGAAGCACTGAAAGGTGAGCTCGAGGTCTACGAACCGGACGAGAAGCTCGTGCCTTATTATCAGAAACTGTACGAGTTGTGGGCAGAGAAGCTTTGA
- a CDS encoding C4-dicarboxylate TRAP transporter substrate-binding protein: MRKLLVLTIVAIVVSTLLAAPKYVLRFNHVLAATEPYHEAFLKWAKAVEERTNGDVKIEVFHSAQLGVEEDILEQIRAGAPVGQNTDSARMGMYVPPIGVMNIAYFIDFMGAKTPEEVIQALQKVKESPSMKKWLDELENKYGFKVLSFFWVQGYRHFFTNKPVRQPADLSGLRIRTPPSPAWQESIRALGAQPVAIAFGEIYTAIQTKACDGAELTYANVYNGSLYEVVKYASETGHILLINFEVVSAKWFRSLPPEYQKIIEEECDKAGIEVSMKIMTELSEQFKQKCIEKGIIVISDVDKAAFMEAAKQAYIKLGIMDALQQLIKEVRGE; encoded by the coding sequence ATGAGAAAGCTGCTGGTCTTGACCATCGTGGCAATCGTTGTCAGCACATTGCTCGCGGCACCCAAGTACGTACTCAGGTTCAACCATGTTCTCGCGGCCACAGAACCTTACCACGAAGCGTTCTTGAAGTGGGCCAAAGCTGTGGAGGAAAGAACCAACGGAGATGTGAAGATCGAGGTGTTCCACAGCGCACAGCTCGGCGTGGAGGAAGACATACTCGAACAGATCAGGGCCGGTGCACCGGTGGGACAGAACACGGACTCGGCACGAATGGGCATGTACGTTCCCCCAATTGGTGTTATGAACATCGCTTACTTCATCGACTTCATGGGTGCGAAAACACCAGAAGAAGTCATTCAGGCTCTGCAGAAAGTGAAAGAGTCACCCTCCATGAAGAAGTGGCTCGACGAACTCGAGAACAAGTACGGCTTCAAAGTCCTCTCTTTCTTCTGGGTGCAGGGCTACAGACACTTCTTCACGAACAAGCCTGTCAGGCAACCTGCAGATCTGTCTGGATTGAGGATCAGAACACCACCGTCGCCAGCTTGGCAGGAGTCCATCAGGGCACTTGGAGCACAACCTGTAGCCATAGCCTTCGGCGAGATCTACACGGCGATTCAAACGAAGGCTTGCGATGGTGCCGAGCTGACATATGCAAACGTTTACAATGGCTCGCTGTACGAGGTCGTAAAGTATGCCTCTGAGACGGGGCACATACTACTGATCAACTTCGAAGTTGTCAGTGCCAAGTGGTTCAGAAGCCTGCCACCCGAATATCAGAAGATCATCGAAGAAGAGTGCGACAAGGCTGGTATTGAAGTCTCGATGAAGATCATGACGGAACTCAGCGAGCAGTTCAAGCAGAAATGCATCGAAAAGGGCATCATAGTGATCAGCGACGTTGACAAGGCAGCGTTCATGGAGGCGGCGAAACAGGCTTACATCAAACTCGGCATAATGGACGCGTTGCAGCAACTCATCAAGGAAGTCAGAGGCGAGTGA
- a CDS encoding TRAP transporter small permease, with protein sequence MKKFDEYLVRFEKTAAKLLLIVMIVMVFSSGVARFLKNSMNWAVDFSSFLFAWACFFAMDIAWRENKMMSVDLFVKRLPAKVQRVIRIVMLLIILAFCVYMIIWGAQLTWTQRFRKFQGMPNFSYAWVTMAVPVGAALLARSTVQKIIKEFSNKVVKEAK encoded by the coding sequence GTGAAGAAGTTCGACGAGTATCTGGTGAGATTCGAAAAGACTGCGGCGAAGTTGTTGCTGATCGTTATGATCGTCATGGTGTTTTCTTCAGGTGTGGCAAGGTTTCTGAAGAACTCCATGAACTGGGCGGTTGATTTCAGCTCCTTCCTGTTTGCGTGGGCTTGTTTTTTCGCAATGGATATTGCCTGGCGCGAAAACAAAATGATGTCGGTCGACCTGTTCGTTAAGAGGCTACCAGCAAAGGTTCAGAGAGTGATCAGGATCGTCATGCTCTTAATAATTCTTGCCTTCTGTGTCTACATGATCATCTGGGGTGCTCAACTGACCTGGACACAGAGGTTCAGAAAGTTCCAGGGGATGCCGAACTTCAGCTATGCATGGGTCACGATGGCAGTTCCTGTTGGCGCGGCTCTGTTGGCCAGATCAACGGTGCAAAAGATAATCAAGGAGTTCAGCAATAAAGTTGTCAAGGAGGCAAAATGA
- a CDS encoding TRAP transporter large permease — MLWMLVAFLVFMLLGMPIAFAIGIAGFIWFLQHPYLPITIPIQLALSQIINFTLLAIPMFIIAGSVMNSAGVTKRLLDFASSLVGHMRGGLGQVSAVLSTLMGGVSGSSIADAAMETRMLGPEMLKRGYPRGFAVAVNVWTSLIVPIIPPGIAFILYGTIGQVSIGRLFAAGIIPGLLLMMIYMFVIHLVAKRLGLQPEREKRASRKEIARALSESIWALIFPVLLILGLRTGIFTPSEVGSFAVIYGLIVGFLIHREMNLKQFFSETLENSIGDIGAVLAILAMSNIFSYGMVWERVPETLASFLLGISNNPYVLMIIIMLFLIFAGLFIDATALILMTTAVLLPVARRLEIDPVHFGLVFILSAAMGNQTPPVGASMYAGCSVLGATLEEYTKASWPFLIATIIVILLVIFFPQLSLLIPKLIFG, encoded by the coding sequence ATGCTCTGGATGCTTGTAGCGTTTCTGGTTTTCATGCTCTTGGGTATGCCCATTGCGTTCGCCATAGGTATTGCGGGCTTCATATGGTTCTTGCAACATCCATACCTTCCGATCACCATCCCAATTCAGTTGGCGCTTTCACAGATCATCAATTTCACGTTGCTCGCCATTCCGATGTTCATCATCGCAGGCAGTGTGATGAATTCGGCGGGTGTGACGAAACGTTTGCTGGATTTTGCGTCCTCACTCGTGGGACACATGAGAGGTGGATTGGGACAGGTTTCAGCCGTCTTGTCAACCTTGATGGGCGGCGTGTCGGGTTCAAGCATCGCCGATGCAGCGATGGAGACAAGGATGCTTGGTCCGGAGATGTTGAAGAGAGGCTATCCTCGAGGTTTCGCTGTGGCTGTCAACGTCTGGACGAGCTTAATCGTGCCGATAATACCGCCCGGTATAGCATTCATTCTGTATGGTACGATCGGTCAAGTTTCTATCGGAAGGTTGTTTGCGGCAGGTATCATACCGGGTTTGTTGCTCATGATGATCTACATGTTCGTTATCCACTTGGTTGCGAAACGACTTGGGCTTCAACCTGAGAGGGAGAAGCGAGCTTCGAGGAAAGAAATCGCGCGAGCTTTGTCGGAGAGCATTTGGGCTTTGATATTCCCCGTGTTGTTGATACTGGGTCTGAGAACGGGCATCTTCACACCATCAGAAGTCGGTTCCTTCGCAGTGATTTACGGCTTGATCGTCGGATTTTTGATACACAGAGAGATGAACCTGAAACAGTTCTTCAGCGAGACACTCGAGAACTCAATCGGGGACATTGGCGCAGTCCTGGCGATCTTAGCGATGTCGAACATCTTCAGTTACGGCATGGTGTGGGAGAGGGTGCCCGAAACGTTAGCCAGTTTCCTGCTCGGTATATCGAACAATCCTTACGTACTGATGATAATCATCATGTTGTTCTTGATCTTCGCTGGCCTCTTCATCGATGCCACAGCTCTGATCCTGATGACCACCGCAGTGCTTCTGCCCGTGGCGCGAAGGTTGGAAATAGATCCAGTGCACTTTGGTCTGGTCTTCATACTCTCCGCGGCGATGGGTAACCAGACCCCACCCGTTGGCGCTTCGATGTACGCAGGCTGCAGCGTCCTGGGAGCCACCTTGGAAGAGTACACGAAGGCGTCCTGGCCGTTCTTGATAGCCACGATCATCGTAATACTTCTCGTCATTTTCTTCCCACAACTTTCACTGTTGATACCGAAACTCATATTCGGTTGA
- a CDS encoding SDR family NAD(P)-dependent oxidoreductase produces MNFEGKVVLITGAGSGIGRKAAIMFAERGAKVAVNDISAERGNETVEMIKKNGGVAIFVHGDVSKVSEAEKIVKQTVNEFNRLDILVNNAGIVPSGKVEDLTEEDFERTMAINVKGPMFLAKYAVAEMKKVGGGVIVNVSSVAALKGIPNRCVYSVSKAALLGLTKSLAIDYVKDNIRVNAVCPGTTYSQGLAERVRASKDPDAVLAEMIARQPVGRLAKEEEIAFAILFAACDEAAFMTGSYIVIDGGATTA; encoded by the coding sequence ATGAACTTTGAGGGGAAAGTGGTTCTCATCACCGGTGCAGGTTCTGGCATAGGCAGGAAGGCTGCGATCATGTTCGCGGAGAGGGGTGCAAAGGTCGCAGTTAACGATATATCCGCTGAGAGGGGCAATGAAACTGTCGAGATGATCAAGAAGAATGGAGGAGTAGCGATCTTCGTCCACGGAGATGTGTCCAAGGTTTCGGAAGCGGAGAAAATAGTGAAGCAGACCGTTAATGAATTCAATCGGCTGGACATACTCGTGAACAACGCGGGCATAGTCCCATCTGGAAAAGTAGAAGATCTCACCGAGGAAGATTTCGAGAGAACGATGGCCATCAACGTCAAAGGGCCCATGTTCCTTGCCAAATACGCCGTTGCGGAGATGAAAAAGGTGGGTGGGGGTGTGATAGTGAACGTTTCCTCTGTGGCGGCACTCAAAGGGATACCGAATAGGTGCGTTTACAGCGTCTCGAAGGCAGCACTGCTGGGGTTGACCAAGTCGTTGGCCATCGACTATGTGAAAGACAACATCAGAGTGAACGCCGTGTGTCCTGGCACCACCTATTCTCAGGGTCTTGCAGAAAGAGTCAGAGCGTCTAAGGATCCGGACGCAGTGCTCGCAGAGATGATCGCAAGACAGCCCGTCGGAAGGCTGGCAAAGGAGGAGGAGATCGCCTTTGCTATACTATTCGCAGCGTGTGACGAAGCTGCTTTCATGACCGGTAGTTACATCGTGATCGACGGAGGTGCAACGACGGCTTGA
- a CDS encoding MurR/RpiR family transcriptional regulator yields MNVLQAIRENYRTLTKAERQIADTILQNPRAVLECSISELSQISGVKSEASVVKFYRKIGLTSFQQFKVLLAQELSKAPLEIVYEDITEGDDTITITQKIFKATVRAILDTLDTIDATSLEKATELFLKAKRVFFFGFAASAAVAFDAFHKFSRLGKHCLFSNDEHIMVTLLANAAKDDLVVAISHTGETKSIVALSKKAIEMGIPVVAITGNGKSSLAKLATVVLVTNTKETKIRTDAMTSRIVQLVILDTIYTLLAVKDPSSIENLKKSRLAISELKY; encoded by the coding sequence ATGAACGTACTTCAAGCGATAAGGGAGAACTATAGGACGTTGACGAAGGCGGAGCGTCAGATCGCGGATACGATTCTTCAGAATCCGAGGGCAGTCTTGGAGTGTTCGATAAGCGAGTTAAGCCAAATATCGGGTGTGAAGAGCGAGGCGTCCGTAGTCAAGTTCTACAGAAAAATAGGTCTGACGAGTTTTCAACAGTTCAAGGTCCTCTTGGCCCAGGAACTGTCGAAAGCACCTTTGGAGATAGTCTACGAGGACATTACCGAGGGTGACGACACTATAACGATCACTCAGAAGATTTTTAAAGCCACTGTGAGAGCGATACTTGACACACTCGACACGATCGACGCGACGAGCTTGGAGAAAGCGACGGAACTCTTTCTGAAGGCCAAGAGAGTCTTCTTCTTCGGCTTTGCCGCCTCGGCGGCCGTCGCGTTCGATGCGTTTCACAAGTTCTCTCGTCTTGGAAAGCACTGCTTGTTCTCGAACGACGAACACATCATGGTCACACTCCTTGCGAACGCGGCAAAAGACGATCTCGTTGTGGCAATTTCGCACACTGGCGAAACCAAATCGATAGTTGCTCTGTCGAAGAAGGCCATCGAGATGGGTATACCAGTGGTCGCAATTACGGGAAACGGCAAGTCCAGTTTGGCAAAGTTGGCCACGGTGGTGCTCGTGACGAACACGAAAGAAACGAAGATCCGGACCGATGCCATGACCTCCCGTATAGTACAGTTGGTCATTTTGGACACGATCTACACGTTGCTTGCCGTGAAAGATCCTTCGTCGATAGAAAATCTTAAAAAGAGCAGACTGGCAATATCCGAGTTGAAGTACTGA